The following are encoded together in the Osmia lignaria lignaria isolate PbOS001 chromosome 6, iyOsmLign1, whole genome shotgun sequence genome:
- the LOC117607711 gene encoding putative phospholipid-transporting ATPase IIB isoform X2, whose amino-acid sequence METQSNVIRLSKEDIPLISKPRNDNSWTRCCTWMLRRCCRERELRARVIHIGQPMHEKFPTNVIRNQKYNVVTFLPLVLFQQFKFFLNLYFLLMAISQFIPDIRIGYLYTYWGPLCFVLTVTICREAIDDFRRYKRDKEVNAQKYYRLVKGFDTPELIPSSKLRVGDLVIVEKGQRVPADLVLLRTTEKSGACFVRTDQLDGETDWKLRLAVPATQKLENNSQLFDIKASIYVEKPQKDIHSFIGTFTRYDGYSSEESLGVDNTLWANTAVASGSALGIVVYTGQETRSLMNHSAPRSKVGLLDQEINQLTKVLFCAVIGLALVMMSLKGFNGPWYRYMFRFVLLFSYIIPISLRVNLDMGKAFYAWCIQRDKEISGTVVRTTTIPEELGRISYLLSDKTGTLTQNKMVFKKLHLGMISYGQETFDEVMNVLKTYYSSTSETSPVKPSISAHSGKVRRSESTRIYDAVHALALCHNVTPVYDEVNKATNLDTVSVQTGETGDSGSIQSQTEADQHYYLPEQKRNYQASSPDEVALVKWTEEMGLALVKRDLNFMQLKAPNGKILNYTILQIFPFTSETKRMGIIVKEESSSEIIFYLKGADVVMSGIVQYNDWLEEECGNMAREGLRTLVVAKKNLTEEQYLDFEARYNAARMSVSDRVSRVVAVIESLEREMELLCVTGVEDRLQDRVRPTLELLRNAGIKIWMLTGDKLETATCIAKSSRLVSRTQGLHVFKSVVTRTDAHLELNTFRKKQDCALVISGDSLEVCLQYYEQEFLELACGSPAVVCCRCSPTQKAEVVSLIQRHTGKRTAAVGDGGNDVSMIQAADAGIGLEGLEGRQASLAADFSISQFSHLANLLLVHGRRSYKRSAALSQFVIHRGLIISTMQAVFSAVFYLSSVSLYQGFLMVGYGTIYTMFPVFSLVLDKDVSGKIALTYPELYKELSKGRSLSYKTFFMWILISIYQGGVIMYGALIMFEDEFIHIVAISFTALVLTELIMVALTIRTWHHIMILAEIFSLALYLLSLVVLKDYFDAEFIKTTDFLWKVLLITLISCMPLYILKFLRKKFSPPSYTKLS is encoded by the exons ATGGAGACGCAAAGCAATGTTATAAGGCTATCGAAGGAAGATATTCCGTTAATATCTAAACCGCGAAATGACAATTCCTGGACAAG ATGTTGTACCTGGATGTTAAGAAGATGTTGTAGAGAACGTGAGTTAAGAGCTAGAGTTATTCACATTGGTCAGCCTATGCATGAAAAGTTTCCTACTAATGTCATAAGGAATCAAAAATATAATGTTGTTACATTTTTGCCTTTG GTTCTCTtccaacaatttaaatttttcttaaatctaTACTTTTTGCTTATGGCTATATCTCAGTTCATACCAGATATAAGAATAGGGTACCTATATACTTATTGGGGACCTTTATGTTTCGTGTTAACTGTTACAATTTGTCGGGAAGCAATTGATGATTTCAGACGATACAAGAGAGACAAAGAAGTGAATGCCCAGAAATATTACAGATTAGTGAAAGGTTTTGATACCCCAGAACTAATACCAAGTTCTAAATTGCGCGTGGGTGATTTG GTAATTGTGGAGAAAGGTCAGAGAGTTCCAGCTGATTTGGTTTTATTACGAACGACTGAGAAATCTGGCGCGTGCTTTGTAAGAACAGATCAGTTGGATGGAGAAACGGATTGGAAACTGCGACTAGCTGTACCTGCTACACAAAAATTGGAGAATAATTCTCAATTGTTCGATATAAAAGCTAGTATATATGTGGAAAAGCCCCAAAAGGATATTCACAGCTTTATCGGAACATTTACGAGG TACGATGGATACAGTAGCGAAGAAAGTTTAGGCGTTGATAATACATTATGGGCAAACACAGCTGTTGCGTCGGGTTCGGCGCTCGGTATCGTTGTATACACAGGACAAGAGACTAGATCTCTCATGAATCATTCTGCGCCACGATCAAAAGTTGGTTTATTAGATCAAGAGATAAATCAGTTGACAAAG GTCTTATTTTGTGCTGTAATTGGATTAGCATTAGTAATGATGTCTTTGAAAGGATTTAACGGGCCATGGTATCGTTAtatgtttcgtttcgttttattgTTCTCCTATATAATACCCATCAGTTTAAGAGTGAATTTGGATATGGGGAAAGCTTTTTATGCGTGGTGTATACAAAGAGACAAGGAAATTTCTGGAACGGTTGTAAGAACCACTACCATCCCGGAGGAACTTGGTCGCATTTCCTATCTATTAAGCGACAAGACGGGCACATTAACACAGAATAAAATGGTTTTCAAGAAGTTGCATTTAGGCATGATATCTTACGGTCAAGAAACGTTCGACGAAGTTATGAATGTACTAAAAACCTATTACTCTTCTACGTCTGAAACATCACCGGTAAAGCCGTCGATATCTGCGCACAGTGGAAAAGTAAGAAGATCCGAAAGTACAAGGATATACGACGCAGTGCACGCTTTAGCATTGTGCCACAATGTAACACCGGTTTATGACGAAGTAAATAAAGCAACTAATTTGGACACAGTAAGCGTCCAAACAGGAGAAACAGGAGATTCTGGTTCTATTCAAAG TCAAACAGAAGCGGATCAGCATTATTATTTGCCAGAACAGAAACGCAATTACCAGGCTTCCAGTCCGGATGAAGTGGCATTGGTTAAATGGACAGAAGAAATGGGATTGGCATTAGTGAAACGGGATTTAAATTTCATGCAGCTGAAAGCTCCAAATGGAAAAATTTTAAACTATAcgattttacaaatatttccatTCACATCGGAGACCAAACGAATGGGGATAATAGTAAAAGAAGAGTCTAGttctgaaataatattttatctgaAAGGGGCGGACGTAGTGATGTCCGGTATAGTTCAGTATAATGATTGGCTTGAAGAAGAGTGCGGCAACATGGCACGTGAAGGTTTAAGAACGTTAGTTGTTGCAAAGAAGAATCTAACGGAAGAACAGTATCTTGACTTTGAAGCAAG ATACAATGCGGCCAGAATGAGTGTCAGTGATCGTGTCTCAAGAGTCGTGGCGGTTATTGAAAGTTTAGAAAGGGAAATGGAGTTACTGTGCGTGACCGGTGTTGAAGATAGATTACAGGATAGAGTAAGGCCAACGTTGGAATTATTAAGAAATGCTGGAATTAAG ataTGGATGTTAACGGGTGATAAACTGGAAACCGCTACTTGCATAGCAAAATCTTCACGTTTGGTTTCACGAACGCAAGGTCTTCACGTTTTTAAATCAGTGGTAACTCGCACAGATGCACATTTAGAATTAAACACATTTCGTAAAAAACAAGACTGTGCCTTAGTTATCAGCGGAGATTCTTTGGAGGTTTGCTTGCAATATTATGAACAAGAATTTTTGGAATTGGCCTGCGGTTCACCTGCTGTTGTCTGCTGTCGATGTTCACCCACTCAGAAGGCCGAAGTCGTCAGTCTTATTCAAAGACATACAGGAAAAAGAACCGCAGCTGTCGGAGATGGTGGTAACGATGTATCTATGATACAAGCAGCAGATGCTG GTATAGGTCTGGAAGGTCTTGAAGGGAGACAGGCTTCTTTAGCGGcagatttttctatttctcaGTTTAGCCATTTGGCTAATCTCCTGTTGGTTCATGGACGAAGAAGTTACAAACGGTCTGCCGCTTTAAGTCAGTTCGTTATTCATAGAGGTTTAATTATCTCAACCATGCAAGCTGTATTCTCTGCAGTTTTTTATTTGTCTTCGGTATCCTTGTATCAGGGATTTTTAATGGTTGG ttaTGGAACGATATATACAATGTTTCCCGTATTTTCTTTGGTGTTAGACAAAGATGTATCGGGAAAAATAGCACTTACTTATCCGGAACTTTATAAAGAACTTAGTAAAGGTCGATCGTTGTCTTACAAGACGTTTTTCATGTGGATTTTAATAAGCATATATCAAG GTGGTGTTATAATGTACGGGGCCCTTATAATGTTTGAAGATGAATTCATTCATATAGTGGCAATTAGTTTCACCGCACTTGTTTTAACGGAATTAATTATGGTAGCCTTGACGATCAGAACATGGCATCATATTATGATACTTGCAGAAATTTtttcattggcactatatctgtTATCTTTGGTCGTTCTTAAGGATTATTTCG ATGCCGAGTTTATCAAGACAACGGACTTTTTGTGGAAagtattgttaataactttaaTTTCTTGCATGCCattgtatattttaaaattcttgcGAAAAAAGTTTTCACCTCCTAGTTACACCAAATTATCTTAA
- the LOC117607711 gene encoding putative phospholipid-transporting ATPase IIB isoform X1 yields MRLEEMPLRLSSDERDFEMDEETDYLLQPSEDSIRLLTSRRRRINDCSIFLKNFFCGCCTWMLRRCCRERELRARVIHIGQPMHEKFPTNVIRNQKYNVVTFLPLVLFQQFKFFLNLYFLLMAISQFIPDIRIGYLYTYWGPLCFVLTVTICREAIDDFRRYKRDKEVNAQKYYRLVKGFDTPELIPSSKLRVGDLVIVEKGQRVPADLVLLRTTEKSGACFVRTDQLDGETDWKLRLAVPATQKLENNSQLFDIKASIYVEKPQKDIHSFIGTFTRYDGYSSEESLGVDNTLWANTAVASGSALGIVVYTGQETRSLMNHSAPRSKVGLLDQEINQLTKVLFCAVIGLALVMMSLKGFNGPWYRYMFRFVLLFSYIIPISLRVNLDMGKAFYAWCIQRDKEISGTVVRTTTIPEELGRISYLLSDKTGTLTQNKMVFKKLHLGMISYGQETFDEVMNVLKTYYSSTSETSPVKPSISAHSGKVRRSESTRIYDAVHALALCHNVTPVYDEVNKATNLDTVSVQTGETGDSGSIQSQTEADQHYYLPEQKRNYQASSPDEVALVKWTEEMGLALVKRDLNFMQLKAPNGKILNYTILQIFPFTSETKRMGIIVKEESSSEIIFYLKGADVVMSGIVQYNDWLEEECGNMAREGLRTLVVAKKNLTEEQYLDFEARYNAARMSVSDRVSRVVAVIESLEREMELLCVTGVEDRLQDRVRPTLELLRNAGIKIWMLTGDKLETATCIAKSSRLVSRTQGLHVFKSVVTRTDAHLELNTFRKKQDCALVISGDSLEVCLQYYEQEFLELACGSPAVVCCRCSPTQKAEVVSLIQRHTGKRTAAVGDGGNDVSMIQAADAGIGLEGLEGRQASLAADFSISQFSHLANLLLVHGRRSYKRSAALSQFVIHRGLIISTMQAVFSAVFYLSSVSLYQGFLMVGYGTIYTMFPVFSLVLDKDVSGKIALTYPELYKELSKGRSLSYKTFFMWILISIYQGGVIMYGALIMFEDEFIHIVAISFTALVLTELIMVALTIRTWHHIMILAEIFSLALYLLSLVVLKDYFDAEFIKTTDFLWKVLLITLISCMPLYILKFLRKKFSPPSYTKLS; encoded by the exons ATGTTGTACCTGGATGTTAAGAAGATGTTGTAGAGAACGTGAGTTAAGAGCTAGAGTTATTCACATTGGTCAGCCTATGCATGAAAAGTTTCCTACTAATGTCATAAGGAATCAAAAATATAATGTTGTTACATTTTTGCCTTTG GTTCTCTtccaacaatttaaatttttcttaaatctaTACTTTTTGCTTATGGCTATATCTCAGTTCATACCAGATATAAGAATAGGGTACCTATATACTTATTGGGGACCTTTATGTTTCGTGTTAACTGTTACAATTTGTCGGGAAGCAATTGATGATTTCAGACGATACAAGAGAGACAAAGAAGTGAATGCCCAGAAATATTACAGATTAGTGAAAGGTTTTGATACCCCAGAACTAATACCAAGTTCTAAATTGCGCGTGGGTGATTTG GTAATTGTGGAGAAAGGTCAGAGAGTTCCAGCTGATTTGGTTTTATTACGAACGACTGAGAAATCTGGCGCGTGCTTTGTAAGAACAGATCAGTTGGATGGAGAAACGGATTGGAAACTGCGACTAGCTGTACCTGCTACACAAAAATTGGAGAATAATTCTCAATTGTTCGATATAAAAGCTAGTATATATGTGGAAAAGCCCCAAAAGGATATTCACAGCTTTATCGGAACATTTACGAGG TACGATGGATACAGTAGCGAAGAAAGTTTAGGCGTTGATAATACATTATGGGCAAACACAGCTGTTGCGTCGGGTTCGGCGCTCGGTATCGTTGTATACACAGGACAAGAGACTAGATCTCTCATGAATCATTCTGCGCCACGATCAAAAGTTGGTTTATTAGATCAAGAGATAAATCAGTTGACAAAG GTCTTATTTTGTGCTGTAATTGGATTAGCATTAGTAATGATGTCTTTGAAAGGATTTAACGGGCCATGGTATCGTTAtatgtttcgtttcgttttattgTTCTCCTATATAATACCCATCAGTTTAAGAGTGAATTTGGATATGGGGAAAGCTTTTTATGCGTGGTGTATACAAAGAGACAAGGAAATTTCTGGAACGGTTGTAAGAACCACTACCATCCCGGAGGAACTTGGTCGCATTTCCTATCTATTAAGCGACAAGACGGGCACATTAACACAGAATAAAATGGTTTTCAAGAAGTTGCATTTAGGCATGATATCTTACGGTCAAGAAACGTTCGACGAAGTTATGAATGTACTAAAAACCTATTACTCTTCTACGTCTGAAACATCACCGGTAAAGCCGTCGATATCTGCGCACAGTGGAAAAGTAAGAAGATCCGAAAGTACAAGGATATACGACGCAGTGCACGCTTTAGCATTGTGCCACAATGTAACACCGGTTTATGACGAAGTAAATAAAGCAACTAATTTGGACACAGTAAGCGTCCAAACAGGAGAAACAGGAGATTCTGGTTCTATTCAAAG TCAAACAGAAGCGGATCAGCATTATTATTTGCCAGAACAGAAACGCAATTACCAGGCTTCCAGTCCGGATGAAGTGGCATTGGTTAAATGGACAGAAGAAATGGGATTGGCATTAGTGAAACGGGATTTAAATTTCATGCAGCTGAAAGCTCCAAATGGAAAAATTTTAAACTATAcgattttacaaatatttccatTCACATCGGAGACCAAACGAATGGGGATAATAGTAAAAGAAGAGTCTAGttctgaaataatattttatctgaAAGGGGCGGACGTAGTGATGTCCGGTATAGTTCAGTATAATGATTGGCTTGAAGAAGAGTGCGGCAACATGGCACGTGAAGGTTTAAGAACGTTAGTTGTTGCAAAGAAGAATCTAACGGAAGAACAGTATCTTGACTTTGAAGCAAG ATACAATGCGGCCAGAATGAGTGTCAGTGATCGTGTCTCAAGAGTCGTGGCGGTTATTGAAAGTTTAGAAAGGGAAATGGAGTTACTGTGCGTGACCGGTGTTGAAGATAGATTACAGGATAGAGTAAGGCCAACGTTGGAATTATTAAGAAATGCTGGAATTAAG ataTGGATGTTAACGGGTGATAAACTGGAAACCGCTACTTGCATAGCAAAATCTTCACGTTTGGTTTCACGAACGCAAGGTCTTCACGTTTTTAAATCAGTGGTAACTCGCACAGATGCACATTTAGAATTAAACACATTTCGTAAAAAACAAGACTGTGCCTTAGTTATCAGCGGAGATTCTTTGGAGGTTTGCTTGCAATATTATGAACAAGAATTTTTGGAATTGGCCTGCGGTTCACCTGCTGTTGTCTGCTGTCGATGTTCACCCACTCAGAAGGCCGAAGTCGTCAGTCTTATTCAAAGACATACAGGAAAAAGAACCGCAGCTGTCGGAGATGGTGGTAACGATGTATCTATGATACAAGCAGCAGATGCTG GTATAGGTCTGGAAGGTCTTGAAGGGAGACAGGCTTCTTTAGCGGcagatttttctatttctcaGTTTAGCCATTTGGCTAATCTCCTGTTGGTTCATGGACGAAGAAGTTACAAACGGTCTGCCGCTTTAAGTCAGTTCGTTATTCATAGAGGTTTAATTATCTCAACCATGCAAGCTGTATTCTCTGCAGTTTTTTATTTGTCTTCGGTATCCTTGTATCAGGGATTTTTAATGGTTGG ttaTGGAACGATATATACAATGTTTCCCGTATTTTCTTTGGTGTTAGACAAAGATGTATCGGGAAAAATAGCACTTACTTATCCGGAACTTTATAAAGAACTTAGTAAAGGTCGATCGTTGTCTTACAAGACGTTTTTCATGTGGATTTTAATAAGCATATATCAAG GTGGTGTTATAATGTACGGGGCCCTTATAATGTTTGAAGATGAATTCATTCATATAGTGGCAATTAGTTTCACCGCACTTGTTTTAACGGAATTAATTATGGTAGCCTTGACGATCAGAACATGGCATCATATTATGATACTTGCAGAAATTTtttcattggcactatatctgtTATCTTTGGTCGTTCTTAAGGATTATTTCG ATGCCGAGTTTATCAAGACAACGGACTTTTTGTGGAAagtattgttaataactttaaTTTCTTGCATGCCattgtatattttaaaattcttgcGAAAAAAGTTTTCACCTCCTAGTTACACCAAATTATCTTAA